In Methanosarcina barkeri MS, a single window of DNA contains:
- a CDS encoding winged helix-turn-helix transcriptional regulator — translation MLLFILVLSAAVGVTSADTGGYSIGPCPPEEELKKLGDTVDMSGADRTLTFWEFPLSFKVAYILGYLAAFISLFKLAPIILGHIRSLSKNVTQKKIICYVLRKPGCTPSEISRNLKISLGSIRYQIKTLKAEEELTLTKEGKFTRVFQNSNVFTNNDKTIISHLKGSTRKQILLNILENPEITNQEISEKLNLDKSTTHWHIKKLREDNIISSEVEGKFTKYFVNPSVEPELLKWLKI, via the coding sequence ATGTTACTTTTTATTCTGGTTCTGAGTGCCGCAGTAGGTGTAACCAGTGCAGATACCGGAGGATATTCCATTGGTCCCTGTCCACCCGAAGAGGAGCTCAAAAAATTGGGTGATACCGTTGACATGAGCGGGGCGGACAGGACTCTTACCTTCTGGGAATTTCCCTTGTCATTCAAGGTAGCTTATATCTTGGGATACCTGGCTGCTTTCATTTCCTTATTCAAACTGGCTCCCATAATTCTTGGTCATATAAGGAGTCTAAGTAAAAATGTTACTCAAAAGAAAATTATTTGTTATGTGCTGAGGAAGCCAGGGTGTACGCCGTCTGAAATTTCAAGAAACCTGAAAATTAGTCTGGGATCTATAAGATATCAGATTAAAACACTCAAAGCCGAAGAGGAGTTAACTTTAACGAAGGAAGGAAAGTTCACAAGAGTATTTCAAAATTCCAATGTTTTCACAAACAACGATAAAACAATAATCTCACATCTTAAAGGCAGTACAAGAAAACAAATACTCCTTAATATTCTGGAAAATCCTGAGATTACAAATCAGGAAATCTCAGAAAAGCTGAATTTAGACAAAAGCACTACTCACTGGCATATAAAAAAATTGAGGGAGGATAATATTATTTCCTCCGAAGTAGAAGGCAAGTTTACAAAATATTTTGTGAACCCATCTGTGGAGCCGGAGTTGCTGAAATGGCTCAAAATATAA
- a CDS encoding M24 family metallopeptidase, with product MSEVDLSTELYSVMVEEGRHGLCRFGMFDIEMVMGNVCFGEISRYPSYFNGPGGMYGMSPAVPLIGRRDKKLKKGDLVFIDIGCGVEGYNTDKTTTYMFGSSLPQYAIDAHNKCVEIQNEAASMLKTGAIPSKIYNNIMNNLDSEFLQNFMGFGKRKVRFLGHGVGLLIDELPVTAEGFDEPLQEGMVFLSNLKKE from the coding sequence ATGAGTGAAGTAGACCTGTCAACCGAACTATATTCAGTTATGGTTGAAGAAGGCCGTCACGGATTGTGCCGTTTTGGGATGTTTGATATTGAGATGGTCATGGGAAATGTCTGTTTTGGTGAAATCTCGAGATATCCATCTTACTTTAACGGACCTGGTGGAATGTATGGGATGAGTCCTGCGGTTCCACTGATTGGAAGACGTGACAAAAAACTGAAAAAAGGAGATCTGGTATTCATCGATATCGGATGTGGGGTTGAAGGATATAACACGGATAAAACGACCACATACATGTTTGGATCTTCACTTCCACAATATGCCATAGATGCCCATAATAAATGTGTGGAAATACAGAACGAAGCTGCTTCAATGTTAAAAACAGGTGCGATTCCCTCGAAAATCTACAACAACATAATGAACAATCTAGATTCGGAGTTTCTACAGAATTTTATGGGCTTTGGAAAACGTAAAGTAAGATTCCTCGGACACGGAGTCGGACTGCTAATCGATGAGCTGCCTGTAACTGCAGAAGGCTTTGACGAACCCCTTCAGGAAGGAATGGTATTCCTCTCAAACCTAAAAAAGGAATAG
- a CDS encoding outer membrane lipoprotein-sorting protein gives MKISFKRHLLPTLFLIILSIFISGCAEESSAEEVSSNTQPSAEEIVSNMQMEIDSLEDYSFTMYVSSTSRWQNPEVHEIIWKKPDLMKTSILNPNKDTKVIMASDGDFQWIYNSESKTVFKTEISDDFNDLKLFEPNVYAEFVNGIILNGKLPSLLRAENIDGKNVYVLELTPSEKNESLQWKSKIWVDGENWMLIRCELYDNEGNPYIEIEIRDVKLNTGIPDSEFEFKVPDGAQVKVLGLEDFKSEPQKMTLEEAKELIDFKILTPEYLPEGYEFNYSMVSSSMDTPYLTFVHSGFSVFAGQHYEKITLVYTKGDNEIRIIEDISEKGLPETQNFVSEGENILVNNMKGMISPIFGGNMKALTWQDEELEVTIISSLDKAELLNITESFPEA, from the coding sequence ATGAAGATTAGTTTCAAAAGACATTTACTGCCCACCTTGTTCCTGATAATCCTCTCAATTTTTATTTCAGGTTGCGCAGAAGAGTCCAGTGCCGAAGAAGTTTCATCTAACACTCAACCCAGTGCTGAAGAAATTGTGTCTAACATGCAGATGGAAATAGACAGTCTCGAAGACTATTCTTTTACTATGTATGTAAGTTCAACTTCAAGGTGGCAGAACCCAGAAGTGCATGAAATTATATGGAAAAAACCCGATCTAATGAAAACGAGTATTTTAAACCCGAATAAAGATACGAAAGTAATTATGGCATCTGATGGAGATTTCCAATGGATCTATAATTCTGAATCCAAGACTGTTTTCAAAACGGAGATTTCTGATGATTTTAATGATTTGAAACTCTTCGAACCTAATGTTTACGCTGAATTTGTAAATGGGATTATTCTTAATGGGAAGCTACCTTCCCTCCTCAGGGCCGAGAACATCGATGGGAAAAACGTATATGTACTTGAGCTTACCCCTTCCGAGAAAAACGAATCGCTCCAATGGAAATCAAAAATCTGGGTTGACGGAGAAAACTGGATGCTCATCAGGTGTGAACTATATGACAATGAAGGAAATCCTTATATTGAGATAGAAATCCGGGATGTGAAATTGAACACTGGAATTCCAGACTCTGAATTTGAATTTAAAGTTCCAGATGGCGCCCAGGTAAAAGTACTTGGACTTGAAGACTTCAAAAGTGAACCTCAAAAAATGACACTTGAAGAGGCAAAAGAGCTTATTGATTTTAAAATACTCACTCCTGAATATCTCCCGGAAGGATACGAATTTAATTATTCAATGGTCTCTTCCAGTATGGATACACCTTATCTAACTTTTGTACATAGTGGTTTCAGCGTTTTTGCAGGGCAGCATTACGAAAAAATCACTCTCGTATATACAAAAGGAGATAATGAAATACGTATCATCGAAGACATTTCTGAAAAAGGTTTACCTGAAACTCAGAATTTTGTAAGTGAAGGAGAAAATATTCTGGTCAATAACATGAAAGGTATGATCTCTCCAATATTTGGTGGAAATATGAAAGCTCTGACCTGGCAAGATGAGGAGCTTGAAGTCACTATCATCTCCTCTCTCGATAAGGCAGAACTACTTAATATAACAGAATCTTTTCCTGAAGCTTAA